From a region of the Agromyces ramosus genome:
- a CDS encoding NAD kinase: MDGSARRPGRRRERVNDAQHFLVVSHTGRQSALEATGEVCTQLLAAGAVPVIAAEHWDDVHAFVPELNGGVERFEDTDPALIELVIVLGGDGTILRAAEIMRDFPVALLGVNLGHVGFLAESERDDLGYTVARALARDYTVEERMTLAVRAKLGDEVVYESWALNEVTVEKAERERMLEVVIEVDGRPLSSFGCDGVVMSTPTGSTAYSFSAGGPVVWPSLEALLLVPLSAHALFARPLVVGAESSLAVEILQRTEASAVIWCDGRRTFDLPPGARVIVRKSPTPVRLARLHQAPFTDRLVNKFQLPVTGWRGPVGRD, from the coding sequence ATGGATGGGTCGGCTCGACGACCTGGCAGGAGGCGCGAACGCGTGAACGACGCACAGCATTTCCTCGTGGTCTCCCATACCGGCCGGCAGTCAGCTCTCGAGGCGACGGGCGAGGTGTGCACGCAACTCCTCGCCGCCGGCGCGGTTCCCGTCATCGCCGCCGAGCACTGGGACGACGTGCACGCGTTCGTGCCCGAGCTCAACGGCGGTGTCGAGCGCTTCGAAGACACCGATCCGGCGCTCATCGAGCTCGTGATCGTGCTCGGCGGCGACGGCACGATCCTGCGGGCAGCCGAGATCATGCGCGACTTCCCGGTTGCACTGCTCGGGGTCAACCTCGGCCATGTGGGCTTCCTCGCCGAGAGCGAGCGCGACGACCTGGGCTACACGGTCGCCCGTGCCTTGGCCCGCGACTACACCGTTGAAGAGCGCATGACCCTCGCCGTTCGGGCGAAGCTCGGCGATGAGGTGGTCTACGAGAGCTGGGCCCTCAACGAGGTGACCGTCGAGAAGGCCGAGCGCGAGCGCATGCTCGAGGTCGTCATCGAAGTCGACGGGCGCCCGCTCTCATCGTTCGGGTGCGATGGTGTGGTGATGTCGACCCCGACGGGGTCGACCGCGTACTCGTTCTCGGCCGGCGGGCCCGTCGTGTGGCCGAGCCTCGAGGCGCTGCTCCTCGTGCCGCTCAGCGCGCACGCACTCTTCGCCCGGCCTCTCGTGGTCGGCGCGGAGTCGTCGCTCGCGGTCGAGATCCTGCAGCGCACCGAGGCATCCGCCGTCATCTGGTGCGACGGCCGGCGCACGTTCGACCTTCCGCCGGGTGCCCGCGTGATCGTGCGCAAGTCGCCGACGCCGGTGCGGCTCGCGCGGCTCCACCAGGCGCCGTTCACCGACCGGCTCGTGAACAAGTTCCAGCTCCCGGTCACCGGCTGGCGAGGGCCGGTGGGTCGTGATTGA
- a CDS encoding CTP synthase, protein MVDERGTAPSSTDNSNDTTKHIFVTGGVVSSLGKGLTAASLGNLLTARGLRVVMQKLDPYLNVDPGTMNPFQHGEVFVTDDGAETDLDIGHYERFLDINLSQAANVTTGQIYSTVIAKERRGEYLGDTVQVIPHITDEIKRRMRLQASETPKPDVIITEIGGTVGDIESQPFIESARQVRHELGRKNVFFVHVSLVPYMGASGEQKTKPTQHSVAALRSIGIQPDALVLRSDRPVTESNKRKIALMCDVDEAAVVNAVDVPSIYDIPTMLHDQGLDAYIIDALGLDVKAADVDWSGWSELLDVVHDPKHEVTIGLVGKYIDLPDAYLSVTEALRAGGFANDTKVKIEWIPSDECRTPEGAQRHLAGLDGICVPGGFGVRGIEGKLGALRFARENNLPVLGLCLGLQCMVIEYSRNIVGLAGASSSEFDPDTQYPVIATMEEQVEIIAGGDLGGTMRLGLYPAKLAEGSIAAELYGSTEVSERHRHRYEVNNSYRDRIAEAGLWFSGMSPDRHLVEFVELPRDVHPFYVGTQAHPELRSRPNDPHPLFRGLVGAALERQQASLLFDVSNG, encoded by the coding sequence GTGGTGGATGAACGCGGAACAGCTCCTTCGAGCACAGACAATTCGAACGACACGACCAAGCACATCTTTGTGACGGGTGGTGTCGTTTCTTCGTTGGGCAAGGGTCTCACGGCGGCCAGTCTGGGCAATCTCCTGACCGCCCGGGGCCTCAGGGTCGTCATGCAGAAGCTCGACCCGTACCTGAACGTCGATCCCGGAACGATGAACCCCTTCCAGCACGGCGAGGTCTTCGTGACCGACGACGGAGCTGAGACCGACCTCGACATCGGTCACTACGAACGGTTCCTCGACATCAACCTGAGCCAGGCGGCGAACGTGACCACCGGCCAGATCTACTCGACCGTCATCGCGAAAGAACGCCGTGGCGAGTATCTCGGCGATACGGTGCAGGTGATCCCGCACATCACCGACGAGATCAAGCGCCGCATGCGGCTGCAGGCCTCCGAGACGCCCAAGCCCGACGTCATCATCACCGAGATCGGCGGCACCGTCGGCGACATCGAGTCGCAGCCGTTCATCGAGTCCGCCCGTCAGGTGCGCCACGAGCTCGGGCGCAAGAACGTGTTCTTCGTGCACGTCTCGCTCGTTCCCTACATGGGTGCGTCGGGCGAGCAGAAGACCAAGCCAACGCAGCATTCCGTCGCGGCACTCCGCTCGATCGGCATCCAGCCCGACGCGCTCGTGCTCCGCAGCGACCGCCCCGTCACCGAGTCGAACAAGCGCAAGATCGCGCTCATGTGCGACGTCGACGAAGCGGCCGTGGTGAACGCGGTCGACGTGCCGTCGATCTACGACATTCCCACGATGCTGCACGACCAGGGTCTCGACGCGTACATCATCGACGCCCTCGGCCTCGACGTGAAGGCCGCCGACGTCGACTGGTCGGGCTGGAGCGAACTGCTCGACGTGGTCCACGATCCGAAGCACGAGGTCACGATCGGCCTCGTCGGCAAGTACATCGACCTGCCCGACGCGTACCTCTCGGTCACCGAGGCACTTCGCGCCGGCGGCTTCGCGAACGACACGAAGGTCAAGATCGAGTGGATCCCCTCCGACGAGTGCCGGACCCCCGAGGGCGCACAACGGCACCTCGCTGGACTCGACGGCATCTGCGTTCCCGGAGGATTCGGGGTGCGCGGCATCGAGGGCAAGCTCGGTGCGCTGCGCTTCGCCCGCGAGAACAACCTCCCGGTACTCGGGCTGTGCCTCGGCCTGCAGTGCATGGTCATCGAGTACTCGCGCAACATCGTGGGCCTGGCCGGCGCCTCGTCGAGCGAGTTCGACCCCGACACCCAGTACCCGGTCATCGCGACGATGGAGGAGCAGGTCGAGATCATCGCCGGCGGCGACCTCGGCGGCACCATGCGCCTCGGCCTCTACCCGGCCAAGCTCGCCGAGGGCTCGATCGCAGCCGAGTTGTATGGCTCGACCGAGGTCTCAGAGCGACACCGGCACCGTTACGAGGTGAACAACTCCTACCGCGACCGCATCGCCGAGGCCGGACTCTGGTTCTCGGGCATGTCACCCGATCGGCACCTCGTCGAGTTCGTCGAGCTGCCGCGCGACGTGCACCCGTTCTACGTGGGCACCCAGGCGCACCCCGAGCTGCGGAGCCGTCCGAACGACCCGCACCCCCTGTTCCGCGGGCTCGTGGGTGCGGCACTCGAGCGCCAG
- a CDS encoding TlyA family RNA methyltransferase gives MTDQRLDAALAARGLARSRTHAAALIAAGVVTVDGRPALKPSLRVGDDARLEVAASDHYVSRAAHKLIAALDAFEVDPSRRVALDAGASTGGFSQVLLERGARTVLAVDVGHGQLAPELAAAPGLVLVEGCNVRNLDAPSLATLTGVDERPSLVTADLSFISLTTVLPALRATATDDADFVLLVKPQFEVGRGGVREGVVRDATLRSEAIANVLWAAFDLRLGTAGVLSSPIVGSHGNHEYLVHLSAAAGVNPTEWMGRLDDLAGGANA, from the coding sequence ATGACCGACCAGCGACTCGACGCCGCCCTCGCCGCGCGCGGACTGGCTCGCTCACGCACCCACGCCGCCGCGCTCATCGCGGCAGGCGTCGTCACGGTCGATGGTCGACCGGCGCTCAAGCCGTCCTTGCGAGTCGGTGACGACGCGCGACTCGAGGTGGCGGCATCCGATCACTACGTGAGCCGGGCCGCCCACAAGCTCATCGCCGCGCTCGACGCGTTCGAGGTCGACCCGTCCCGACGAGTCGCGCTCGACGCCGGTGCGTCCACCGGTGGGTTCAGCCAGGTGCTGCTCGAGCGCGGTGCACGCACCGTGCTCGCCGTCGACGTGGGGCATGGGCAGCTCGCCCCAGAGCTCGCCGCTGCGCCCGGGCTCGTGCTCGTCGAGGGATGCAACGTTCGCAACCTCGACGCACCGAGCCTCGCAACCCTCACCGGCGTTGACGAGCGGCCGTCGCTCGTGACGGCCGACCTCTCATTCATCTCGCTGACCACCGTGCTGCCCGCCCTGCGAGCCACGGCCACCGACGATGCCGACTTCGTGCTGCTCGTGAAGCCGCAGTTCGAGGTCGGCCGCGGGGGAGTGCGCGAAGGCGTGGTCCGTGACGCCACGCTCCGCTCCGAGGCCATCGCCAACGTGCTGTGGGCGGCATTCGACCTCCGACTCGGAACCGCCGGCGTCTTGTCCTCCCCAATCGTCGGCAGTCACGGCAACCACGAGTACCTCGTGCACCTCAGCGCCGCGGCCGGCGTGAATCCGACAGAATGGATGGGTCGGCTCGACGACCTGGCAGGAGGCGCGAACGCGTGA
- the recN gene encoding DNA repair protein RecN codes for MIEELGIRDLGVIAEATLPLGAGFTAVTGETGAGKTMVVTALGLLLGARADAGAVRSGAKQAWVEGRWLVPDDGSIAERVAETGGEVEAGELLLGRSVSAEGRSRAVVGGRSAPVGVLSELGDELVVVHGQADQQRLRSAVAQREALDRFAGPALQRALDEYQSAFSAWRTDAAELTRLREAHDARAREAEELRADLDEVEDVDPQPGEDVELHERAERLSNLEELRVAAAQARALVSADEVVDDAPDAVALVEAARRHLDRVVTHDPALAPMAETLTNAGFLLADAAAELAAYLAGLDADGARELEIVQERRAVLAALIRRHGGTLDEVLDFRRTGGLRLVELDGDDERIVALETSVAALESEVDRLAARLTELRTDAAGRLAEAVTRELGALAMPDAGLRVTVEPTPEPSMHGRDQVAILLSPHPGAEPRSVSRGASGGELSRVMLAIEVVIAGTDPVPTFVFDEVDAGVGGAAAIEIGRRLARLAERSQVIVVTHLAQVAAFATNHLSVVKGTDGQVTASSVRQLTGADREAEMARLLSGLADSASGLAHARELLEIAADRAA; via the coding sequence ATGATTGAGGAGCTCGGCATCCGCGACCTCGGCGTGATCGCCGAGGCGACGCTACCCCTCGGTGCCGGGTTCACCGCCGTGACCGGCGAGACGGGCGCCGGCAAGACGATGGTCGTGACCGCGCTCGGCCTGTTGCTCGGAGCGCGGGCCGATGCCGGCGCGGTTCGCTCCGGCGCCAAGCAGGCATGGGTCGAGGGCCGTTGGCTCGTGCCCGACGACGGCAGCATCGCCGAACGTGTTGCCGAGACCGGTGGCGAAGTCGAGGCCGGAGAGCTCCTGCTCGGCCGTTCCGTCTCGGCCGAGGGACGCAGTCGCGCCGTCGTCGGCGGGCGCAGCGCGCCTGTCGGGGTGCTCAGCGAACTCGGCGACGAACTCGTCGTCGTGCACGGCCAGGCCGACCAGCAGCGGCTCCGCTCCGCCGTCGCGCAGCGTGAGGCCCTCGATCGATTCGCGGGTCCGGCCCTCCAGCGGGCGCTCGACGAGTACCAATCCGCGTTCAGCGCCTGGCGCACGGATGCCGCTGAACTCACGCGGCTGCGCGAGGCGCACGACGCCCGCGCGCGCGAGGCCGAAGAGCTGCGTGCCGATCTCGACGAGGTCGAAGACGTCGATCCCCAGCCCGGTGAAGACGTCGAGCTGCACGAGCGTGCTGAGCGCCTCTCGAACCTTGAAGAGCTGCGCGTGGCGGCCGCCCAGGCGCGCGCGCTCGTCTCGGCCGACGAGGTCGTCGACGACGCGCCCGACGCGGTCGCGCTCGTCGAGGCGGCTCGTCGGCATCTCGACCGAGTGGTCACCCACGACCCGGCGCTCGCGCCGATGGCCGAAACGCTCACGAACGCCGGATTCCTCCTCGCCGACGCCGCCGCCGAGCTCGCGGCATACCTCGCAGGCCTCGACGCCGACGGCGCGCGCGAACTCGAGATCGTGCAAGAGCGCCGCGCGGTGCTCGCGGCGCTCATCCGCCGACACGGCGGCACCCTCGATGAGGTGCTCGACTTCCGTCGCACGGGGGGGCTCCGGCTCGTCGAACTCGATGGCGATGACGAGCGCATCGTCGCACTCGAGACCTCGGTCGCCGCCCTCGAATCCGAGGTCGATCGCCTCGCTGCGCGCCTCACCGAGCTCCGCACCGACGCGGCCGGCCGACTCGCCGAAGCCGTCACGCGCGAGTTGGGCGCGCTCGCGATGCCCGACGCCGGCCTCAGGGTCACCGTCGAGCCGACGCCCGAGCCGTCGATGCACGGCCGTGACCAGGTCGCGATCCTCCTGAGCCCGCACCCGGGCGCCGAACCGCGGTCCGTCTCGCGCGGGGCATCCGGTGGCGAACTCTCGCGGGTGATGCTCGCCATCGAGGTGGTCATCGCCGGCACCGACCCTGTGCCCACGTTCGTCTTCGACGAGGTCGATGCCGGCGTCGGCGGCGCGGCCGCGATCGAGATCGGTCGTCGACTCGCGCGGCTCGCCGAACGCTCGCAGGTGATCGTCGTCACGCACCTCGCGCAGGTGGCGGCCTTCGCGACCAACCACCTGAGCGTGGTCAAGGGCACCGACGGCCAGGTCACCGCCTCGAGCGTGCGACAGCTGACCGGGGCCGACCGCGAGGCCGAGATGGCGCGGTTGCTCTCGGGTCTCGCCGACTCGGCGAGCGGCCTGGCGCACGCACGGGAGCTGCTGGAGATCGCGGCCGATCGCGCTGCGTGA
- a CDS encoding HAD-IIA family hydrolase: protein MGLFRTRTDVATPLAGIDAVFADLDGVVYAGAHAIPGAVASLNRVKADLPVGYITNNASRSDAYVAEHLAELGLDVTATDVVTSPQAAMSLLDQHVAPGALVLVVGGEGIVTELEKRGYRVTRSADDGPDAVVQGFTPDIGWRDLAEAAFALNAHGGPDAAASGIPWIATNMDWTIPVARGIAPGNGTLVSAVHTAVGRFPLVAGKPETPIFDEARRRFGAEHPLVVGDRLDTDILGANRAGMASAIVLTGIDRAKQLLAADASSRPDFILADLGGLHQPYPALEQARGGAVRSGGARVRIDGNRVVIVDEGDGALDLLRAACAAIWQSGTPIHALDVPSRLYS from the coding sequence ATGGGCCTGTTCCGCACGAGGACTGACGTCGCGACGCCCCTCGCGGGCATCGACGCCGTGTTCGCCGACCTCGACGGGGTCGTCTACGCGGGCGCGCACGCGATCCCGGGGGCGGTCGCGAGCCTCAATCGCGTGAAGGCCGACCTCCCCGTCGGCTACATCACGAACAATGCCTCTCGCAGCGACGCGTACGTCGCGGAGCACCTCGCGGAGCTCGGCCTCGACGTGACGGCGACCGACGTCGTCACGTCGCCGCAGGCGGCGATGAGCCTGCTCGACCAGCACGTCGCGCCCGGCGCGCTCGTCCTCGTGGTCGGCGGTGAGGGCATCGTCACCGAGCTCGAGAAGCGCGGCTATCGTGTGACCCGCTCGGCCGACGACGGGCCCGACGCGGTCGTGCAGGGCTTCACGCCCGACATCGGCTGGCGCGACCTGGCCGAGGCAGCCTTCGCGTTGAACGCACATGGGGGGCCGGATGCTGCGGCATCCGGGATTCCGTGGATCGCCACGAACATGGACTGGACGATCCCCGTCGCGCGCGGCATCGCGCCGGGCAACGGCACGCTCGTCTCGGCGGTGCACACGGCAGTCGGACGGTTCCCGCTCGTCGCCGGCAAGCCCGAGACGCCCATCTTCGACGAGGCCAGGCGCCGGTTCGGCGCCGAGCACCCGCTCGTGGTGGGCGACCGCCTCGATACCGACATCCTCGGCGCGAATCGCGCCGGCATGGCGAGTGCGATCGTGCTCACCGGCATCGACCGTGCCAAGCAGCTGCTGGCAGCGGATGCCTCGAGCCGGCCCGATTTCATCCTCGCCGACCTCGGCGGACTCCATCAGCCGTACCCCGCGCTGGAGCAGGCGCGGGGCGGGGCGGTGCGCAGTGGCGGTGCACGGGTGCGCATCGACGGCAATCGTGTCGTGATCGTCGACGAGGGCGACGGTGCGCTCGACCTGCTCCGTGCCGCATGCGCGGCGATCTGGCAATCGGGCACGCCGATCCACGCCCTCGACGTGCCCTCGCGGCTCTATTCCTGA